The Cellulomonas sp. S1-8 genome has a window encoding:
- a CDS encoding helix-turn-helix domain-containing protein produces the protein MGRDRAQLAEFLRSRRDRLTPQQAGISPLPGERRVPGLRREELAMLAGVSVDYYSRLEQGRQANVSREVLDALARALRLDEVERAHLDDLAAPASPTVRAATDRPQRPNPGLLRVISMLDHLPAVVIGRRGTVLARNALFCAVYGHPMEPGTSYTRYLLLDPDARERILDWDTCAHAAVAGLRREAARYPQDRHLAQHIDELRRADVDVARWWDDHRVSEYSSAPRRIRHPVAGDLAFDVELLVAPQETEQHLVLYTVEPYSRTARTLPLLAAWGADAPASVMDTERTGGASSQPAPGQE, from the coding sequence ATGGGGCGTGACCGAGCTCAGCTGGCAGAGTTCCTGCGTTCGCGCCGGGACCGGCTCACGCCTCAACAGGCAGGCATCAGCCCGCTGCCGGGTGAGCGCCGGGTGCCGGGTCTGCGCCGGGAGGAGCTGGCCATGCTGGCAGGGGTCAGCGTCGACTACTACAGCCGCCTGGAGCAGGGCCGCCAGGCCAACGTCTCCCGCGAGGTCCTCGACGCGCTGGCGCGGGCGCTGCGCCTGGACGAGGTCGAACGCGCCCACCTCGACGACCTTGCCGCACCCGCGTCGCCCACCGTGCGGGCGGCCACCGACCGACCGCAGCGGCCGAACCCTGGCCTGCTGCGCGTGATCAGCATGCTCGACCACCTGCCGGCCGTCGTGATCGGACGACGCGGGACCGTGCTGGCCCGCAACGCCTTGTTCTGCGCCGTCTACGGGCACCCGATGGAGCCGGGCACGTCGTACACGCGCTACCTGCTGCTCGACCCGGACGCACGCGAACGCATCCTCGACTGGGACACCTGTGCCCACGCAGCCGTCGCGGGGCTGCGCCGAGAGGCCGCACGGTACCCGCAGGACCGCCACCTGGCCCAGCACATCGACGAGCTGCGCCGAGCCGACGTGGACGTCGCCCGCTGGTGGGACGACCACCGCGTCAGCGAGTACTCCTCGGCCCCCCGCCGCATCCGGCACCCCGTCGCGGGTGACCTCGCGTTCGACGTCGAGCTCCTCGTCGCCCCGCAGGAGACCGAGCAGCACCTCGTGCTCTACACCGTCGAGCCGTACTCCCGGACGGCGCGCACCCTGCCGCTGCTCGCCGCCTGGGGCGCGGACGCCCCCGCATCCGTCATGGACACCGAGCGCACCGGCGGTGCGTCCTCGCAGCCGGCCCCAGGTCAGGAGTGA
- a CDS encoding phosphotransferase: MTTTEINADLVRDLLRDQHPDLAELPLREVDGGWGNQMWRLGDELAVRIQRMDTEPDHQLKERRWLPLLAPRLPLPVPVPVRSGAPSARFPKLWTVMTWVPGQPLNRGSITRGEHAADALAAFLRALHVEAPADAPVSTDRGAHPKDCTGGFDHFLGSVDAEAIGCDPADVRAVWDDAVAAPAWEDRPVWVHGDLHPANVVVADGTLAGIVDFGDLFAGDPAWDLAAAWLLLPAGATARFFAAYAQADEATIRRARGLAALKSLFLMLMGQNGDRGLPGGKPAWGPAGRAALDRVLSERLP; this comes from the coding sequence ATGACCACCACCGAGATCAACGCAGATCTCGTCCGCGACCTGTTGCGGGACCAGCACCCCGACCTGGCCGAGCTGCCGCTGCGCGAGGTGGACGGCGGCTGGGGCAACCAGATGTGGCGCCTCGGCGACGAGCTGGCCGTGCGGATCCAGCGGATGGACACCGAGCCCGATCACCAGCTCAAGGAGCGCAGGTGGCTGCCGCTGCTCGCCCCACGCCTGCCGCTGCCCGTTCCCGTCCCGGTGCGCAGCGGTGCGCCTTCCGCGCGATTCCCCAAGCTCTGGACGGTCATGACGTGGGTCCCGGGGCAGCCGCTGAATCGCGGGTCGATCACCCGCGGCGAGCACGCGGCCGACGCCCTGGCGGCGTTCCTCCGGGCGCTGCACGTGGAGGCGCCCGCCGACGCACCGGTGAGCACCGACCGCGGCGCGCACCCGAAGGACTGCACCGGCGGTTTCGACCACTTCCTCGGCTCGGTGGACGCGGAGGCGATCGGGTGTGACCCCGCCGACGTCCGGGCCGTCTGGGACGACGCCGTCGCGGCCCCCGCATGGGAGGACCGGCCGGTGTGGGTGCACGGTGACCTGCACCCGGCGAACGTCGTCGTCGCGGACGGGACGCTGGCCGGCATCGTGGACTTCGGCGACCTGTTCGCCGGCGACCCGGCCTGGGACCTCGCGGCGGCCTGGCTGCTGCTGCCGGCGGGCGCGACCGCACGCTTCTTCGCCGCCTACGCGCAGGCGGACGAGGCGACCATCCGACGTGCGCGCGGACTGGCAGCTCTGAAGAGCCTCTTCCTGATGCTCATGGGCCAGAACGGGGACCGCGGTCTGCCTGGCGGGAAGCCGGCGTGGGGGCCGGCGGGACGCGCGGCGCTCGACCGGGTGCTGAGCGAACGTCTGCCCTGA
- a CDS encoding ubiquinol-cytochrome c reductase iron-sulfur subunit — translation MSSLLETSNTLDPNDHTHASRCDGCLDRRQVLKRAGAVTAGVAAAGVLSACSSGGGSTDAATPRASTGGGSGALAKVADVPEGGALLVKDADGKELLLTQASAGTIVALSAICTHQGCTVLADGGELVCPCHGSVFDLSGANVSGPAPTPLPEVDVHVVDGEVLAGKA, via the coding sequence ATGTCCTCGCTGCTGGAGACCTCGAACACCCTGGACCCGAACGACCACACGCACGCGTCGCGCTGCGACGGCTGTCTCGATCGCCGGCAGGTGCTGAAGCGGGCCGGAGCGGTCACCGCCGGCGTCGCCGCAGCCGGCGTGCTCTCCGCGTGCAGCAGTGGCGGTGGTTCGACCGACGCCGCCACCCCGAGAGCAAGCACCGGCGGCGGGTCCGGTGCTCTCGCCAAGGTCGCCGACGTGCCCGAGGGCGGCGCGCTCCTGGTCAAGGACGCCGACGGGAAGGAGCTCCTCCTGACGCAGGCGTCCGCAGGGACGATCGTCGCGCTCTCGGCGATCTGCACGCACCAGGGCTGCACGGTCCTGGCCGACGGCGGCGAGCTCGTCTGCCCGTGCCACGGCTCGGTCTTCGACCTGTCCGGCGCGAACGTCTCGGGGCCCGCTCCGACGCCGCTGCCCGAGGTCGACGTGCACGTCGTCGACGGTGAAGTCCTCGCAGGCAAGGCCTGA